The following are encoded together in the uncultured Sphaerochaeta sp. genome:
- a CDS encoding orotate phosphoribosyltransferase — protein sequence MKHIEDITNHYGPILAKKALELGAIRLQVQDPFTWASGYRMPIYNDNRRLLAESGARKLVSEAFVAMLESLDFNPDNIAGTATAGIPHATTLADRLEKPMSYVRSSGKDHGLGQQIEGLGQGGTYAGAKVLLIEDLISTGGSSIKAVQAITKAEGVCPYTLAIFTYGFVTAQEAFASLDPACAFFTILDYDVMVASAEETGYVTSEEARLLTSWREDPFGWGEKQGFPKVDR from the coding sequence ATGAAACATATTGAAGATATTACAAACCATTATGGACCGATTCTGGCAAAGAAAGCCTTGGAGCTTGGCGCAATCCGACTCCAAGTGCAAGATCCTTTCACTTGGGCAAGCGGTTATCGTATGCCCATCTACAATGACAACAGGAGACTGCTTGCCGAAAGTGGCGCCAGAAAGTTGGTCAGCGAGGCTTTTGTCGCAATGCTGGAGAGCCTTGATTTTAATCCAGACAACATTGCAGGAACTGCAACCGCTGGCATTCCTCATGCAACCACCTTAGCAGACCGACTCGAAAAACCCATGAGCTATGTACGGAGTTCCGGTAAGGACCATGGGCTTGGCCAACAGATTGAAGGGCTTGGGCAAGGAGGTACCTATGCTGGTGCAAAGGTGCTCCTTATTGAGGATTTGATCTCCACCGGGGGATCCTCAATCAAGGCAGTGCAGGCGATTACTAAAGCAGAAGGTGTTTGTCCCTACACCTTGGCAATCTTCACCTATGGATTTGTCACTGCTCAGGAAGCCTTTGCATCCTTGGATCCTGCCTGCGCATTCTTTACCATCCTTGACTATGATGTGATGGTTGCAAGTGCCGAGGAGACTGGGTATGTGACCAGTGAGGAAGCAAGATTGCTTACCTCGTGGAGGGAAGATCCTTTTGGCTGGGGTGAGAAGCAGGGATTTCCCAAAGTAGATCGGTAA
- the pyrF gene encoding orotidine-5'-phosphate decarboxylase, whose product MSYQTLLAESAGKTGNIACMGLDPIVESLPDSSGNIRSDLNSFFQQLFRRMSLAGLVPAAFKPNLGYYQCLDHPRDEDFSGSSALADVLDMLESFFPGIPVILDSKRGDIARSSMNYAKEAFEAWQSDAVTVAPYMGSDSVEPFIRFPEKGAYLLNRTSNPGGRDLQNLLVLDEEERKHPLYLEVASQIAAYNQKTGSVGAVVGATNLQELEDIATFYHDQSVPLLIPGVGSQGGSAREVMAILKKAGYPVALARINSSSALTHPWKNNPAPEDWLDLCMKNLRSLLEETSL is encoded by the coding sequence GTGAGTTATCAAACATTATTGGCAGAGAGTGCTGGAAAAACTGGAAATATTGCTTGCATGGGATTGGACCCCATCGTTGAATCCCTTCCTGATTCCAGTGGGAATATTCGTAGTGACCTCAATAGTTTCTTTCAACAGTTGTTTCGGAGGATGAGCCTCGCTGGATTAGTTCCTGCAGCCTTCAAACCGAATCTCGGTTACTATCAGTGCCTCGATCATCCACGTGATGAAGATTTCTCGGGTAGTTCTGCCCTTGCTGATGTACTGGATATGCTGGAGAGCTTCTTCCCAGGAATTCCTGTCATTCTTGACAGCAAGCGAGGCGATATTGCCAGAAGCAGCATGAATTACGCCAAGGAAGCTTTTGAAGCGTGGCAGAGCGATGCAGTAACCGTTGCGCCCTATATGGGAAGTGACTCGGTAGAGCCTTTTATCAGGTTCCCAGAAAAAGGGGCCTATCTGCTCAATCGTACCAGCAATCCTGGTGGGAGAGACCTGCAAAATCTGTTGGTACTAGACGAGGAGGAGCGTAAGCATCCGTTATACTTAGAGGTGGCCAGCCAGATTGCCGCCTATAACCAGAAGACAGGAAGTGTAGGAGCAGTGGTTGGGGCAACCAATCTTCAGGAGTTGGAGGATATTGCTACCTTCTACCATGACCAATCAGTTCCCCTGCTTATCCCTGGTGTCGGAAGCCAAGGAGGATCTGCGAGGGAGGTTATGGCAATACTGAAAAAGGCTGGGTACCCGGTAGCGCTTGCCAGAATAAACAGCAGCAGTGCATTGACCCATCCATGGAAGAATAACCCGGCACCGGAAGATTGGCTTGATCTATGCATGAAAAATCTTCGCTCCCTGCTTGAGGAGACCTCTTTATGA
- a CDS encoding dihydroorotate dehydrogenase, whose amino-acid sequence MKDVMKILSKRHLNADAPVLLGTVSGVASTKPRLITYFDEKVHAISIITTKSFQVEVNPGNREPVICETSVGNFGNSVGLRNPGMEQALYELRKLRNEHSFSSYLNVSLSANSVEDFITLVKAFDEVADLVELNFSCPHASVGYGASIGCDQNIASDYVRLIKEATKECKAPLFVKLTPNVDDIGLIARAVVDSGADGLVAINTVGPIVHKDPGSGLPILQNKLGGKGGSSGHHIYERALTAIREIREACGDDVPLIGMGGVSSGSEAAAMIASGADAVGIGSVLGTVDQKVWPEYLAAVKREAEVILSGEDPEQEQSASFIIKNRQMAYEKHQVMKSEQYGKDTRIITLDGTLDCKAGQFAFLWIPTIGEKPFSVAHNDPLTFIVKNRGPFSAELCDLQVGDDIYVRGLYGAQLNNEKTHKALLLGGGTGVAVLPSLADQLQGQGTEMSILVGTSESVEGKALLEEDLSSYGSFTCLADDGRPGRVLDLLDSIPLDEEQACYLVGPEVFMAIACRKLLARGIKEHNLYLSMERTTLCGIGMCGECACGDRLTCRWGTFMQYDYLAKEAPELIAYD is encoded by the coding sequence ATGAAGGATGTGATGAAAATCCTGTCGAAAAGACATCTCAATGCAGATGCTCCTGTCCTGTTGGGAACTGTCAGTGGTGTTGCCTCCACAAAACCTCGATTGATCACCTACTTTGATGAAAAGGTACACGCTATCAGCATTATTACCACCAAAAGCTTCCAGGTGGAGGTCAATCCAGGGAACCGTGAGCCGGTGATCTGTGAGACATCAGTCGGTAATTTTGGGAACTCTGTTGGGTTACGCAACCCTGGGATGGAGCAAGCTCTGTATGAGCTGAGGAAACTCAGGAATGAGCACTCCTTTTCCAGTTATCTCAATGTATCGCTTTCAGCAAACAGCGTGGAAGATTTCATTACCTTGGTAAAAGCCTTTGATGAGGTGGCAGACTTGGTTGAGTTGAATTTCTCTTGTCCTCACGCATCGGTCGGCTATGGGGCGTCAATTGGATGCGACCAGAATATTGCATCTGATTATGTGCGATTGATCAAGGAAGCAACCAAGGAGTGCAAAGCACCCTTGTTTGTGAAGCTTACTCCAAATGTCGATGACATCGGCCTGATAGCAAGAGCCGTAGTGGATAGTGGTGCTGATGGCTTGGTTGCAATCAATACTGTTGGTCCCATTGTCCACAAGGATCCAGGTTCAGGACTTCCTATCTTACAGAACAAGCTTGGAGGCAAGGGCGGAAGTAGTGGGCATCATATATATGAACGAGCACTTACAGCCATTCGGGAGATTCGCGAAGCCTGCGGCGATGATGTGCCGCTTATCGGTATGGGTGGAGTGAGCAGTGGCTCTGAAGCCGCTGCAATGATAGCCTCCGGTGCTGACGCAGTCGGGATCGGTTCAGTCCTTGGCACTGTCGACCAGAAAGTATGGCCCGAATACCTCGCGGCTGTGAAACGAGAGGCAGAGGTCATTCTGAGCGGAGAGGATCCTGAGCAAGAGCAATCTGCCTCTTTCATCATCAAAAACCGACAGATGGCATATGAGAAACATCAGGTAATGAAGAGTGAGCAGTATGGTAAGGATACCCGTATCATCACACTGGATGGCACGCTTGACTGCAAGGCAGGACAATTTGCATTCCTGTGGATTCCTACCATCGGGGAGAAACCCTTCTCTGTCGCTCATAACGATCCATTGACCTTCATTGTCAAGAATCGTGGACCTTTCTCAGCCGAGCTTTGTGACTTGCAGGTCGGAGATGATATCTATGTACGGGGACTTTACGGTGCACAACTGAACAATGAGAAGACCCATAAAGCACTCTTGTTGGGTGGTGGTACCGGGGTGGCTGTACTTCCCAGTCTTGCCGACCAGTTGCAAGGTCAGGGAACTGAAATGAGTATTCTTGTAGGAACCAGTGAGAGTGTGGAAGGGAAAGCCCTGCTTGAGGAGGACCTCTCATCCTATGGATCATTCACTTGTCTTGCTGATGATGGCAGACCAGGAAGAGTACTGGACCTTCTGGACAGCATTCCTTTGGATGAAGAGCAGGCCTGTTATCTGGTGGGTCCTGAGGTTTTCATGGCCATCGCCTGTCGTAAGTTGTTGGCTCGGGGGATCAAGGAGCATAATCTATACTTATCGATGGAGAGAACCACGCTCTGTGGTATAGGGATGTGTGGGGAGTGTGCCTGTGGTGACCGATTGACTTGCCGTTGGGGCACCTTCATGCAGTACGACTATCTGGCGAAAGAGGCGCCTGAATTGATTGCCTATGATTGA
- a CDS encoding dihydroorotase, with protein MIDPHVHLRDWSQNEKETLSHGLGVALSCGIDEVFDMPNTQPALTERESILRRLKDAEQCGPGVLYHLYAGVTSSAEQIRRVVSLAQELFPQVVGLKLFAGHSTGNMGLIQEREQALVYRTLKACGYEGVVALHCEKESLLHPELYDPADFSTHSLSRPVEAEVTSVSDQLQFSQEEGFRGHLHICHLSSIEALHEIEKARMKGVRVSCAVTPHHALLSSEDAKDWTLYAKMNPPLRSETERSALFAALLEGRIDWIESDHAPHTLQDKEAGASGIPGFSGILLLVKRLLEQGATRPLLEQLLGRRVQEVFNLPIRDVFIPAYDDLESLSLKSAAEYPWDSYRNLRLR; from the coding sequence ATGATTGACCCACATGTACATCTCCGTGACTGGAGCCAGAACGAGAAAGAAACTCTCTCCCATGGATTGGGAGTTGCTCTCTCTTGCGGGATTGATGAGGTATTTGATATGCCTAATACGCAACCAGCCCTCACGGAGCGTGAAAGTATTCTCAGGCGTCTCAAGGATGCTGAACAGTGTGGTCCTGGTGTTCTCTATCACCTGTATGCGGGGGTAACGTCTTCTGCCGAACAGATTCGGCGAGTGGTCTCCCTTGCACAGGAGCTCTTTCCCCAGGTAGTGGGGCTTAAGTTGTTTGCAGGTCATTCCACCGGTAATATGGGGCTCATACAGGAGAGGGAACAGGCTCTTGTATATCGTACCTTGAAAGCGTGTGGTTACGAGGGGGTTGTTGCCCTGCATTGTGAAAAAGAGTCCCTGTTGCATCCTGAGCTGTATGATCCTGCTGACTTCTCGACCCATAGCCTTTCGCGGCCAGTAGAGGCAGAGGTAACAAGTGTCTCGGACCAGCTGCAATTCTCACAAGAGGAAGGCTTCAGGGGACACCTTCATATCTGTCATCTGAGCAGTATTGAGGCTCTCCATGAAATCGAGAAAGCAAGGATGAAGGGTGTTCGCGTCAGTTGTGCGGTCACCCCTCATCATGCGCTTCTCTCCAGTGAGGATGCAAAAGATTGGACGCTGTACGCCAAGATGAATCCTCCTCTTCGCAGTGAAACCGAACGTAGTGCTCTCTTTGCTGCACTGTTGGAGGGAAGGATAGACTGGATAGAGAGTGATCATGCTCCACATACGCTTCAGGATAAAGAGGCAGGGGCAAGTGGAATTCCTGGGTTCAGTGGCATTTTGCTCTTGGTCAAGAGATTGCTCGAGCAAGGAGCAACAAGACCCTTGTTGGAGCAGTTGTTGGGCAGACGGGTGCAGGAGGTGTTCAACCTCCCCATCCGAGACGTTTTTATCCCTGCCTATGATGACCTGGAATCGCTTTCTCTCAAGAGTGCCGCCGAGTATCCTTGGGACAGTTACCGTAACTTACGATTGCGTTAG
- a CDS encoding HDIG domain-containing metalloprotein: MVTREEADELLRKYNPNEALVYHAYCVEETMRRFAKEYGYDEKYWSLVGLLHDIDYGMFPEEHCQKAPELLREIELDDAFIRAVCSHGYGICSTIEPEHFMEKVLYTIDELTGLVYATALMRPSKMEGMTVKSVKKKWSSKAFAAGVNRDIISQGAEKLGLEMNHIISLTIEAMAGASGKIGL; this comes from the coding sequence ATGGTTACAAGAGAAGAAGCAGACGAATTGCTGAGAAAATACAATCCTAACGAAGCGCTGGTGTATCATGCCTATTGCGTTGAGGAGACCATGCGTAGGTTCGCCAAGGAATACGGATACGACGAGAAATATTGGTCGTTGGTAGGACTCCTCCACGATATTGACTATGGCATGTTCCCTGAGGAGCATTGCCAGAAAGCGCCCGAACTATTGAGGGAAATTGAACTTGATGATGCATTCATCAGGGCAGTATGCAGCCACGGATACGGTATCTGCAGCACCATAGAGCCTGAGCATTTCATGGAGAAAGTTCTCTACACCATTGATGAGTTAACCGGTTTGGTATATGCAACGGCATTGATGAGACCTTCAAAGATGGAAGGGATGACGGTAAAATCTGTTAAGAAAAAATGGTCCAGCAAGGCCTTCGCCGCAGGAGTGAACCGGGACATTATTTCCCAAGGAGCCGAAAAGCTTGGGCTCGAGATGAATCACATCATTTCGCTCACCATAGAAGCGATGGCTGGAGCCTCCGGCAAGATAGGACTTTAG
- a CDS encoding magnesium transporter CorA family protein yields MITIRKNLMSQIPGEPIQEAPYTWVDARDINRDDITQLEEKYAISSELLADIMDQDEQARIEREDDYVALIMRLPALADDCKGINQYAVPLGIVLVRDTVITICQSDSIVLEDFAKNRYRQYPVQTAEGFVISILGRAVMVYIRLLKYINRQKSQVEEQLHKSIMNYELIQLLQIQKSLVYFSTSLTTNEALMERMQRTPYFRLESEEERDFLEDIITDNKQAIEMANIYSSILTGTMDAFASVISNNMNVIMKRLTIISISLMIPTFVTGFYGMNIALPYMHSPFAWIGILAFCGTSALIGGWALSDRRNARLVQRSVQGSRQAEKEHRKKKRKKRGLPD; encoded by the coding sequence ATGATCACCATCAGAAAGAATCTTATGAGCCAGATTCCCGGAGAACCCATCCAGGAGGCTCCTTACACTTGGGTTGATGCAAGGGATATCAACAGAGATGATATCACCCAGCTCGAAGAGAAATATGCCATTTCCAGTGAATTGCTCGCAGATATCATGGACCAGGACGAACAGGCTCGCATTGAACGTGAAGACGACTATGTTGCGTTAATCATGCGTCTGCCCGCCCTGGCCGATGATTGCAAGGGAATAAACCAGTATGCAGTACCGCTTGGTATCGTGCTGGTTCGTGATACTGTCATCACCATCTGCCAGAGTGATAGTATCGTGCTTGAGGATTTTGCCAAGAACCGTTACCGGCAATATCCCGTACAGACAGCTGAAGGGTTTGTGATTAGCATCCTTGGCCGAGCAGTCATGGTCTATATCCGACTCCTCAAGTACATCAACCGCCAAAAGTCACAAGTTGAGGAACAACTGCACAAGAGCATCATGAACTATGAACTGATCCAGTTGCTGCAGATCCAGAAATCCTTGGTCTATTTCTCCACCAGCTTGACAACCAATGAAGCGTTGATGGAGCGAATGCAACGCACCCCGTACTTCCGTCTTGAGAGTGAGGAAGAACGTGATTTCCTTGAGGATATCATTACTGACAACAAGCAGGCCATTGAGATGGCAAATATTTACTCCTCAATCCTGACGGGCACAATGGATGCATTTGCATCGGTTATCAGCAACAATATGAATGTCATCATGAAACGATTGACCATCATCTCGATCAGTTTGATGATCCCAACGTTTGTCACTGGATTCTATGGAATGAATATTGCCTTGCCCTACATGCATAGTCCTTTTGCCTGGATTGGTATCCTGGCATTTTGTGGTACCAGTGCATTGATCGGTGGTTGGGCCCTTTCTGACCGAAGGAATGCGCGGCTGGTCCAGCGCTCAGTTCAGGGATCCCGTCAGGCCGAGAAAGAGCATCGCAAGAAAAAACGAAAAAAGCGAGGCCTCCCTGATTGA
- a CDS encoding YkgJ family cysteine cluster protein, translated as MDSIEDLMIAFEGTYVGQSMAGLVELYSTIENQTSVFCTQYDIACGSGCGTCCEHFMPDITVSEARLVAAYLLFVKKDETLIETLDGARGNTSGPCPLYNPDSPYHCTVYQARPLICRLFGACANQGKDGRAVFRRCKYNAEQTMPSSLIMDEDVPVMQDYSYALRSLDDGNGKVGYLSDMVSTLIEQLRFLANMLNQDDTNPDDTPTPLAS; from the coding sequence ATGGACAGTATTGAAGATCTCATGATTGCGTTCGAAGGAACGTATGTTGGCCAGTCTATGGCTGGCTTGGTCGAGTTGTATTCGACTATCGAGAACCAGACGAGTGTTTTCTGCACACAGTATGACATTGCTTGTGGAAGCGGATGTGGGACATGCTGTGAGCATTTTATGCCCGATATAACAGTGAGTGAAGCTCGACTAGTTGCTGCATATCTTCTCTTTGTAAAAAAAGATGAAACCCTTATCGAGACACTGGATGGTGCCAGGGGCAATACCAGCGGGCCCTGTCCTCTCTATAACCCTGACTCTCCGTACCACTGTACTGTCTATCAAGCACGTCCGCTTATCTGTCGGTTGTTTGGAGCCTGTGCCAACCAAGGAAAGGATGGGAGGGCCGTGTTCAGGCGATGCAAGTATAATGCGGAACAAACCATGCCATCCTCATTGATCATGGATGAGGATGTACCGGTTATGCAGGACTATAGCTATGCACTGCGTTCCCTTGATGATGGCAACGGAAAGGTAGGGTACCTTAGTGATATGGTCTCAACCCTGATTGAACAGCTGCGATTTCTCGCAAACATGCTCAATCAGGACGATACCAACCCGGACGATACCCCAACTCCCCTTGCAAGTTAG
- a CDS encoding class I SAM-dependent rRNA methyltransferase, with product MQTITIKGGKEKQLLRHHPWVFSGAIANDISLLETGVSRAETDEGQFIAWGWYDKESHIPLRLLSWNENQRLDERWWKQTIAQSVLRRKMFFEDKAGATTTFRIIFSEADYLPGLVVDVYGTMLRIIISSRVAHHFQDLIVETLESLLKPSLIILNTDSAFAAAEHLKETLLYYQDGQYFTPSKKLDPVRFREDNLYYEVAPGKGQKSGFYCDQRESRRVIEPYAKDAVVLDGCSYTGAFTLHALRAGAKHVDLLDSSEQALRQALVHIHINQDLKTIPEGSREKVEITQCDIFEQMRHIEKDHYDLMILDPPKLAQTKAQAEGAQKAYKDLNRLAMQKIKDGGIIATFSCSSAISAEQLRMILAWSAKDAMVEIQILQKLGQGHDHPIRISFPESEYLNGYLLRVIR from the coding sequence ATGCAAACCATTACAATTAAAGGTGGCAAGGAGAAACAACTCTTACGTCACCATCCATGGGTCTTCAGCGGCGCTATCGCAAATGACATATCCCTTCTAGAAACGGGAGTCTCCAGAGCAGAAACAGATGAAGGACAATTCATTGCATGGGGATGGTATGACAAGGAAAGTCATATCCCACTCCGTCTTCTCTCTTGGAATGAGAACCAGAGGCTGGATGAACGCTGGTGGAAGCAAACTATTGCCCAAAGCGTTCTACGCAGAAAGATGTTTTTTGAGGACAAGGCAGGGGCAACCACTACCTTCCGTATCATTTTTTCAGAGGCTGACTATCTGCCTGGTTTGGTGGTGGATGTTTACGGCACCATGCTGAGAATTATCATCAGCAGCCGTGTAGCTCATCACTTCCAGGACCTCATCGTGGAGACATTGGAATCACTACTCAAGCCTTCCTTGATCATTCTGAATACTGACAGTGCTTTCGCTGCTGCAGAACACCTCAAGGAGACCCTGCTCTACTACCAGGATGGCCAATATTTCACTCCATCCAAGAAACTGGACCCGGTCCGTTTCCGTGAAGACAACCTTTACTATGAAGTTGCACCAGGAAAGGGGCAAAAAAGCGGATTCTATTGTGACCAACGGGAGAGCAGACGGGTTATCGAGCCGTACGCAAAGGATGCTGTAGTACTCGATGGATGCTCCTACACCGGTGCGTTCACCCTCCACGCGCTGAGAGCTGGAGCAAAGCATGTCGATCTTCTGGACTCCAGTGAACAGGCCCTGAGACAGGCATTGGTCCATATCCACATCAATCAGGACCTCAAGACCATTCCAGAGGGAAGCCGGGAGAAAGTGGAAATTACCCAGTGTGATATCTTTGAACAGATGCGACATATCGAGAAGGACCACTACGATCTCATGATTCTTGATCCTCCCAAGCTCGCTCAGACCAAAGCACAGGCCGAAGGAGCCCAGAAAGCCTACAAGGACCTGAATCGTCTGGCAATGCAGAAGATCAAGGACGGTGGCATCATTGCAACATTCTCCTGTAGCTCAGCCATCAGCGCAGAACAACTACGTATGATTCTTGCCTGGAGTGCAAAGGATGCAATGGTCGAAATCCAGATTCTTCAGAAACTCGGTCAGGGACATGACCACCCGATCAGGATTTCCTTCCCAGAATCTGAATACCTCAACGGGTACCTGCTGAGGGTTATCCGCTAA
- a CDS encoding HAD family hydrolase: protein MLKPLQKAILFDMDGTLIDTIEDIRSAFNAALSLEGLPPFSVTLTKQVVGRGLYNALKGALSYYEHPVQEARFAFLYQSMMDHYQAHYADKSHPYEGILPLLDRLERSGIALGILSNKEDVLTQKIVQKLLPQYSFASVRGLVEGTPRKPDRYAIDLFCSRQGVNIGELCYIGDSEVDYQTAQNAGCSHILVSWGFRPKEELQALPGSVVVDTIDELEDAIYGVQ, encoded by the coding sequence ATGTTGAAACCGTTGCAAAAGGCAATCCTCTTCGATATGGACGGTACCCTCATTGATACCATTGAGGATATCCGTAGTGCTTTCAATGCTGCTCTTTCCTTGGAGGGCCTGCCTCCATTCTCAGTTACATTGACAAAACAGGTTGTCGGAAGAGGGCTCTACAATGCACTCAAGGGTGCTCTGTCCTACTATGAACACCCCGTTCAGGAAGCTCGTTTTGCATTTCTCTATCAGTCTATGATGGACCATTATCAGGCACACTATGCTGACAAGAGTCATCCCTATGAAGGCATCCTTCCTCTTCTTGATAGATTGGAGCGCTCTGGGATTGCTCTCGGTATTCTTTCCAACAAAGAGGATGTTCTTACCCAAAAAATTGTACAAAAACTACTTCCCCAGTATTCTTTTGCATCTGTGAGAGGATTGGTAGAAGGTACTCCCAGAAAGCCCGATCGGTATGCCATTGACCTCTTTTGTAGTAGGCAGGGTGTAAACATAGGAGAACTCTGTTACATTGGGGATAGTGAAGTGGATTATCAGACTGCCCAGAATGCTGGGTGTTCTCATATTTTGGTCTCGTGGGGATTCAGACCGAAGGAAGAACTGCAAGCACTTCCTGGCTCTGTGGTTGTCGATACGATAGATGAATTGGAGGATGCAATCTATGGCGTACAATGA
- a CDS encoding phospho-sugar mutase codes for MAYNEKDLRSKAEAYLQAEDQQVFKEAVEQELASGNWDALYDRFYTSLSFGTAGMRGVIGGGTNRINTYMVRKVTQGLSEYLCEASSNPSVVIAYDSRNYSDLFANEAALVLAANGVSVFLYPVLHPVPMLSFAVRYLQTTAGIVITASHNPSQYNGYKVYWKDGGQVTPPHDFGIAERANAVKAKDIKKISVESARSKGLLVPVPDKVDQAYFHTTLQNLRRPALVQNNPITVVYTPLHGSGNLPLQHLLSQVGIKCVVVEEQQEPDGNFPTIPLPNPEHPEAMKMALELAKREKADIVLGTDPDADRLGIAIPLSEQKDVYHLLSGNQIAVLLTDYLMGADRENQEKKTPLVVKSLVTTDLVKRIVESQGGRCKDVLTGFKYIAEEIASLEGPKGEREYFLFGCEESYGYLTLPQVRDKDAISSALMSVEMMCHWSNKGLTLKDRLDQIYDTWGFSKESVFAKDYEGASGKEKMAQIMAGLRKLNVGDELAGHRITVKQDLLDGKQTEFPPSDVLILFLEGGDKIVVRPSGTEPKIKYYFFFSAEKTDRTEFEQNLGKRIDAYKAALS; via the coding sequence ATGGCGTACAATGAAAAAGATCTGAGAAGCAAGGCTGAAGCATATCTACAAGCAGAGGACCAGCAGGTATTCAAGGAAGCTGTTGAACAAGAACTTGCTAGCGGTAACTGGGATGCGTTGTATGATCGTTTCTATACCAGTCTTTCCTTCGGCACCGCAGGAATGAGGGGAGTCATTGGAGGTGGCACCAACCGAATCAATACCTACATGGTTCGTAAAGTTACCCAAGGCTTGAGTGAATATCTGTGTGAGGCTTCCAGCAACCCTTCAGTGGTCATTGCCTACGACAGTCGAAACTATAGTGATCTTTTTGCCAATGAAGCAGCTCTGGTACTTGCCGCAAATGGGGTCTCTGTCTTTCTCTATCCGGTACTGCACCCCGTTCCGATGCTCAGCTTTGCAGTACGCTACCTGCAAACCACTGCTGGTATAGTGATCACCGCCAGCCATAATCCGTCTCAGTACAACGGTTACAAGGTCTATTGGAAGGATGGGGGACAGGTAACACCTCCCCATGATTTTGGAATCGCTGAACGCGCAAATGCGGTAAAAGCAAAGGATATCAAGAAGATCAGCGTTGAAAGTGCCCGTTCCAAGGGGTTGCTCGTACCTGTTCCTGATAAGGTCGACCAAGCATATTTTCATACTACGTTGCAGAATCTCAGACGCCCTGCCTTGGTGCAGAATAATCCGATTACAGTGGTGTATACCCCCTTGCATGGTTCAGGTAATCTTCCTTTGCAACATCTACTCTCCCAGGTTGGGATCAAGTGTGTGGTTGTGGAGGAGCAACAGGAACCTGACGGGAACTTCCCCACCATTCCCTTACCTAATCCGGAGCATCCAGAGGCGATGAAGATGGCTCTGGAGCTTGCCAAGCGCGAGAAAGCTGATATTGTACTGGGAACCGACCCCGATGCAGACCGACTGGGGATCGCCATTCCGCTTTCGGAACAGAAAGACGTATATCATCTACTTTCAGGCAACCAGATTGCTGTATTGCTTACCGATTATCTGATGGGGGCTGATCGTGAGAATCAAGAGAAGAAAACCCCTCTGGTGGTGAAGAGTCTGGTCACCACTGACTTGGTGAAGCGAATTGTCGAGAGCCAAGGGGGACGTTGTAAGGATGTTCTCACTGGTTTCAAATATATTGCAGAAGAGATTGCTTCTCTGGAAGGTCCGAAAGGAGAGCGTGAATATTTCCTGTTCGGATGTGAAGAGAGTTATGGATACCTGACCCTTCCCCAGGTTCGTGACAAGGATGCCATCAGCAGCGCTCTCATGAGTGTTGAGATGATGTGCCACTGGTCCAATAAAGGGCTGACCCTCAAGGATCGACTGGATCAGATTTATGATACATGGGGGTTCTCAAAAGAATCGGTATTTGCAAAGGACTATGAAGGAGCATCAGGGAAGGAGAAGATGGCGCAGATAATGGCTGGGCTGCGAAAACTCAATGTGGGTGATGAGCTGGCTGGGCATAGAATAACCGTCAAGCAGGATCTGCTTGACGGGAAACAAACAGAATTTCCTCCCAGTGATGTCCTTATCCTCTTCCTGGAGGGTGGAGACAAGATAGTGGTACGACCAAGTGGAACTGAACCAAAAATCAAATACTACTTCTTTTTCTCTGCGGAGAAAACAGACCGTACCGAGTTCGAACAGAACCTAGGTAAACGGATAGACGCATATAAGGCGGCCCTCTCGTGA